CACCTCACTTCCCACTGCCCTTCCCAGAGCCTCCCGGAAGCCCTCACCATTATGCGACTCAAGGCTGTTAGGAAACGTCTCCGGCCGGGCCTGCGCTGGGGACACCATGAAGGCTGGGGACCAGGCGGGATGGGAGGGGAATGAGGGTTCGGCCCCTGCTGCAGGGGCCCACAGCCAGGAGACCCCCTCCTCTAGCCCCTGCTTTCCCCTTCAACAGACTCgggtgggggggaaaggggtCGGAGCGGCCCTGCCCACACCCAGCCTCACGTGTCACTACACGTCACCCACTCCTTCAGCCggtccccctgccccgcccctccaccGCTGCCCGAGCTGTATTCTCACCTTCGTCCCCCGGGGTCCCCTGTTCAGGCAAGGCAGAATCTTCAGGGGGCGCGGAGGGCTCGAGGGGGGGTGTAGGGATGGGAGCAGGGGGGCTGAAACCTGGCTCAGGGGGTAGCACGGTGATCTGCGTGCACTTGCCGTAAAGGTCCACAACGGCCCAGACACGCGCGGGGAGGCCCGTGGCGGCCACCCCGCAGTCCCGCCCGTTCACCCAGAGCCGCAGCTCCCCGGCAACTGTGCGCTCCACGCCCACACGGTCCCCTTCACCGAGCTGGTCCAGGTCCTGACCATACTCCTCCAGCACAGAACGTCCATCCCTCAGCACTGAGCAGCCCGACACCACCCATGAGCCCCCCTTCAGCCCCGTGGCGCTGCTTGGGAAGTCCAGCACACTGGGGTCCAGTGCCGTCACCCCAATCTCAATGGAGCCACTCCAGGAGTTGACCTGCGATGAGAGTGGTGGACAGGGACTCAGGAAGGGCCCCCACGGGTCTCCCACCACTAGGAAACCACACTTCACAGACCACCGTGTCCCCCCTCTTGCCACGTCTCAGCCAGCTGGCTCTTCTCTCTTGAGACGCGGGACACTAACCCAGAGGTGCGGTCCTACAAGCAACTTCCTGGACTCTGTCTCAGGGACCGTGGGCACCGCTGTCCCCTAGCAACTCTGCTCCCTACTCTGGCGGCTCGGTGTCTCTGACGCCATGCCTGTCCCCACCGTCTGGGCTAAATGCCCTGGCTGCAGCCCCCTGCCTCCTCTAAGTGCCCGGTGTCTGTGACttctcagccacccagatgcacagCTCTCCGAGTCCGTTCTCCCTGCTCTTGTACAccgctctcctcctcccctggcccATTTCTCTCCTAGGCCCTGGCTCCACTCAGATTCACTCACTTCCCAAATTCCACCTCTGTGCCCCCGGCCTCGTCACCAAACGACACACAAGAGGCACACCTCCCTCTCCCTGAgtgtccctccccacccatcGTTCCGGCCTGACTTTATCCTCCGATGGTTGTACTTCGCCtggttctctctcctcctgtcaGGTCCCTGACATCGCTCCGTCCTCCGCCTGCCACAAGCCATTCCAGGAGACCTGTTCCCCAGCCATTCTAGTGGCTGAAGCccgtgtcccttccctgctcctgggTCCGGAGGAAATCAAGCTCTCCTTACCCGTTTCCCCTCCAGACTCAATGTTTCTACTTCCCGCTCCCCTCCTGCCCGTCACCGGGTGCCCATAAGGTCCGTCGGTTCCCTCTCGGTGCCCGGCGATGGGGCTGCCCCGGTTGTCCCCCATCCCGCCTCtcgctctccccctcccaccaccctccacATCTCGGTTCCGCGGACCCAGCTCCGCACCTTGCGGTCGATGCGGACGGTGAAGACGCGGCCGTCGCGCAAAGGCTCCCGGCTCAACACCAGCCCGTGGTTAAACTCCTGGCCCGGCTGCTGCCGCCGCGCTGTACGCCCACAGGCCGACAGGCTCACCAAGCGCCCGGTGCGCGGGTGCAGCTCCCCGCCGCTGCCCAGACCCCCGCCGGACCCCGGCCCTGGGCCGCTCCCGccggggcccccacccccacccggccccGGCCCGGGGCCTCCCCCAGAGCCCCCGCTCCCACCCGACCCCGCCGCCATCGCCGCTGACACCCGGGCCGCGCGACAGCCGCGCTTGGCGGCACCGTGGCAACCGCGGTGCACACACACCCGGAGGGAATAGGGCTCGGGGCTGGGGCCAGGTATGCTTTACGGCACTGCCGGGCAACGAAGCATCCCGGGCTAGGGAACTAATGACCACCGCGGTGGGAACAGAAGGACGACGGGGTCGGGCGGGCTTGCTTTACGGCACGGCCAGGTGACGGAGTGGCTCAGAGTGGGGTGCAGACTTGGGCAGCGAGCTTTTGCGACAGTAGGAGAAACGACGGCCTCAGGCATCTTTACGACGCAGGGGGTGCTGGCCCCCACCTTCAGCTTTGCGACAGCGGCCCCAACGACCCCGCCCCCGCCGAGGCAGGCGACGCCTTGAAGTTTTCGCTTTACGGCAACAGGAGGAGGTGTCTTCCCTTCGCGCTACACCCTTCGACGCCGTTAAGAGCGGCGTCTGGAGCATCCAGAGAAGGGAACCGGtagctttataaataaaaacctcTGCCCTCGCACCGAGACCGGATATATTTTGCGACACTGTCGCAGTCCCTCCACTGTGTAGCGCACTTCTCGTGAGAGGCAAAGCGCGtcgacttgggggggggggcagggaaggggctcgTGATATTCCTAAACAAGCCCACTTGAACTCCAATCTAGCCAAACCCTTAAATTTTAAAGCCACGGATGAAGAGCCCAATGAAACCCTGGCAGGCAGATTCAAGCAATGGCACTGACGGTCCTGCCCCCAAAACCCCGAGCTATCAAGCCCCCCAGCCCAGCGGTCCGAGCTCGCGCTGAGGTTGGAGGACTATGACGTCACAATGAAGGCTTCCGCCCCATGACCGGCACCCCTGACTATGATTGGATAATTCGGATGAAGGCGGTGATGGGGAAGAAGGGCGGGAACAAATcccagagacaaagaaagaaggcCTTTGGGTGGGGCAGCCGGAGGGGCCCCTAGCCCGAGGTCCCTATATAAAGTCTCGATGCCGGGGCCGCGGCTCCAGGTAGCTGAGCGGGAGGGGACCCGGGCCTCAGCCCGAGCCCCCGACCTCCACGCCCCTCCGCCCAACGCcacggtgggggcggggcctcggggcGGGGCTATGAGGAACAAGTAGGCGGAGCGGGGCGGGGCAGCTACGAGAGGTCCCCGGATGGGGCCATGGCGAAGCCGGAGGCTCTGGGGGCTGCCGGCGGCCGCCGTGGGGAATCCCCGGGAGAGGCGACCATGGGTGTGTCCGGAGGAATCACGGTCGAGACAGACGCCGGGCCGCCCTCCAGCGTAGTCCCGTTTCACGGTTCTGGGCCCTCCCTGCACCCCGGGGGAATCGTAACTCGCAGTCCTGAATCTAGCCGGCCCTCCGGGGGCGTAGCAGTCCTCGGTTCCGGACCCAACCAGCACCCTGGGGAGGTTGCGAACCTCGGCACTGGGTCCGGCCCGTACCCAAGCGGATTACATGGCCCCTTCCCTGAAACTAGAGTATCCGGGACCTACAGGCTCGGGTCCGAGGGGTCTGGGGCGTACAACTCCGGACGCAGTCCGCGCTCCAAGTCAACTTGCTTGCACTCCCACAAACCTTGTGAGGACCGGCCCCGGAGCATCCTAAAAAGCAACGGCTCCGTCTTGATGCAGAAATCCCCCATTGCGGAGAAGTAAAGAGTTCAGCTCGGCTGGCAcccggctcggagcccggagggAGGGGTTTCGGACACTGGAGGGGGCGGGGCTAGGAGGAAGGGGCGGGGTCCTGAGAACTAGAAGAGAGAGTAGCTGAGggcttggggggggtggggggtggaatcTGAGCTTCCAGGCCTCCGGGAGAGCAGGTACAGGGTAAACGCTGGCTACACCGTGTGTGATTATCATTAGGCGTGACCCCCCGCCCTCACTGCTACGCCTCTGAGACTACGAGCGGGTACAAGAAGTTTCTGAATGAAAGAAAGTGGGAGGGCTGTGAGGAGGAGGTCGCTGGAAGTTTTCCTACACCTTTCTGTGTCCTCCTACGCCAGGAACAAGTCTCAGCGGTGGGACGAAATGAATATCCTAGTCACCTACCACCCTGCTGACAAGGACTATGGATTTATGAAGGTGGATGAACCCAGCACTCCCTACCACAGGTGCTGAGCCCTCAGCCCTAACCTTCTAGCCCAGACCCTTCCCTATTCAAaggcagtgggggaggcagagaggcccCAGGGATTGGATACTTCCAGATGCTTGCCCCTCACCACTGCTTACTCCCTCGTCTGCAGGCTGCAGGACAGTGATAAGGACCTGCCTGGGGCATCCTCTTCTTCAGTGACTCTGGAGGTGCTGGCCAAGAGGTGAGAGTCCTGCCAGAGGTCAGTAGGGATGTGGggcctctttctccctccacccctgagCTCTGAGGTCTGAGCCAGCTCTGCTTTTTGGCCACCAAAATGGGAGGCGCTACAATTCCCATCTGGACTGACCAAGGCCAAGGTGGGGGAATTGGCCAGCTACATCTACCACCTGCCCCTCCTCGTTCTCTCTGTTTGGTGCCTGCAACCAGTCTCCCTCCTCTTCAGGTTGGCAAAAATGGCCAATCTCTATCCCAAGGTCCTCCGGTATGGTGATACCAGAAGTTTGGGAGCTCCAGACCACTTTTCCAAGACACGTGAGATGAGGGGTGGGGATTGAGCGGAAAGGGGAGGCAGAGTGAACCGTCAGCGAGAGCCTGGCCGGAAAGCCAAGCTGTTTGCAATGGCCCACAAACTCCAGTGACTTCGTAAACCGCCGAAAGACACATTACGATGAAGGAAAGGTCTTCGAGACTCAGAAGAGTTTTTCCTTCGATGATAATAAGCACAACAACAAAGCCGGCCGTGCCACTACGGGCAGTGGCGGTCGGGGCATGACGCTGGACCCAGAGCCCAGGCCTGTGGAGAGAGGCTGGACAGGAGAACTGGCCAGAGGAGTCAACGATGAGATTGGCCTGGTCACCGGGAACCACATCCGAGAAGCCAAGGGTTAGCTATGGTGGAGCCCCAGGGATTTGTGGGAATTGTAGTCCAGAGTCTTTGCCATGCCCTATCTTTCTCAGGGGCCATTGGCCCAGGGCCTTGCTGCCT
The sequence above is drawn from the Lynx canadensis isolate LIC74 chromosome E1, mLynCan4.pri.v2, whole genome shotgun sequence genome and encodes:
- the LOC116737737 gene encoding uncharacterized protein LOC116737737 isoform X2 — protein: MAKPEALGAAGGRRGESPGEATMGVSGGITVETDAGPPSSVVPFHGSGPSLHPGGIVTRSPESSRPSGGVAVLGSGPNQHPGEVANLGTGSGPYPSGLHGPFPETRVSGTYRLGSEGSGAYNSGRSPRSKSTCLHSHKPCEDRPRSILKSNGSVLMQKSPIAEKNKSQRWDEMNILVTYHPADKDYGFMKVDEPSTPYHRLQDSDKDLPGASSSSVTLEVLAKRSSGMVIPEVWELQTTFPRHVR
- the LOC116737737 gene encoding uncharacterized protein LOC116737737 isoform X1, whose protein sequence is MAKPEALGAAGGRRGESPGEATMGVSGGITVETDAGPPSSVVPFHGSGPSLHPGGIVTRSPESSRPSGGVAVLGSGPNQHPGEVANLGTGSGPYPSGLHGPFPETRVSGTYRLGSEGSGAYNSGRSPRSKSTCLHSHKPCEDRPRSILKSNGSVLMQKSPIAEKNKSQRWDEMNILVTYHPADKDYGFMKVDEPSTPYHRLQDSDKDLPGASSSSVTLEVLAKRLAKMANLYPKVLRYGDTRSLGAPDHFSKTREMRGGD